One Nostoc sp. UHCC 0302 DNA window includes the following coding sequences:
- a CDS encoding HMA2 domain-containing protein has protein sequence MEGSTSYPVAKSSRTPTQAVRVVYSITYATPGKVAFCVPRISEDPEYQQRLLTLLEKERWVITQQINPIIGSVLITYQLGVMADVEMRWHLISLLQTASDEEVIEQIDTESVVYGSEPELVADAKKTQEALNFESEVLTHHEKTQKVVNSEPELVTQPKTTEKSAQVIYSVAHAIPGRVRFHVPQIASDPNYVERLEALLQADPAVTSERVNRDAASIVITYKTGMLQDSKKLMQSVLEVAVSHLANLIQSANDVRAGISRVNATSSI, from the coding sequence ATGGAGGGTTCCACATCATACCCAGTTGCCAAATCTAGCCGCACTCCCACGCAAGCTGTAAGGGTAGTTTATAGCATTACTTATGCAACTCCTGGAAAAGTGGCATTTTGCGTGCCGCGGATTAGTGAAGATCCAGAATACCAGCAACGCTTACTAACATTGCTGGAAAAAGAACGTTGGGTAATTACTCAGCAAATTAATCCCATTATCGGATCTGTTCTCATTACTTATCAGCTAGGGGTGATGGCTGATGTCGAGATGCGATGGCATTTGATTAGTCTTCTTCAAACTGCCAGCGATGAAGAAGTAATTGAGCAAATTGACACAGAATCTGTTGTTTACGGCTCAGAGCCTGAGTTAGTGGCTGATGCTAAAAAGACTCAGGAAGCTCTCAACTTTGAGTCTGAGGTTTTGACTCACCATGAAAAGACTCAGAAAGTTGTCAACTCAGAGCCTGAGTTGGTAACTCAACCTAAAACAACCGAGAAATCTGCACAAGTAATTTACAGTGTTGCTCATGCAATTCCTGGACGAGTGCGATTTCATGTACCTCAAATTGCTTCAGATCCTAACTACGTTGAACGTTTAGAAGCTTTGCTTCAAGCAGATCCAGCAGTGACAAGTGAGCGAGTTAATAGGGATGCAGCATCAATTGTTATTACCTATAAAACTGGAATGCTCCAGGATTCTAAAAAGCTAATGCAAAGTGTCTTAGAAGTGGCAGTATCGCATTTAGCCAATCTAATTCAATCCGCTAACGATGTCAGGGCGGGGATTTCAAGGGTAAACGCCACTAGCAGTATTTGA
- a CDS encoding heavy metal translocating P-type ATPase, producing the protein MAKVNVQLAPPPIEIAYETAREPNGIVRLAASNGHSRQQVPKVTYSIVHAIRGRVRFRVPRLRYDVVYGQNLQALLEADPLVTGVNIKPAAASLVVTYKSSLVTDAKMRSRLSCLILAASEAGIVPATNNNSLAKKSTTDAESSWPGMQLSVVATGLAVLGGPLGLPIPPIMVAGTIALATLPVFQRALAGITTERKLNIDFLDFIAIAITTFQGQFLTPSLMLSLIEIGENIRDRTARSSELQTLDLLSSLGQFVWVERDGIKQQIAIQEVQRGDTVIVYPGEQVPIDGSILRGKALLDEQKLTGESMPVLKKKGQSVFASTLVREGRIYILVERVGNDTRAGQSIRLMQEAPVHDTRMENYATKIAEKAVLPTLLLGGAVFAVTRNPARVASVVTLDLCTGIRVSIPTTVLAALTYAAKHGILIRSGRALEQLAAVDTIVFDKTGTLTKGEVSVIDVESLNDSVSNLRVLELAAAAEQRLTHPVAEAVIRYAEAQQVVIPSRSKWNYQLGLGVEAEIDGETVYVGSDRFLRLQGVDIEQLNGHHRSTSAIYVASNGQLQGKIKYSDVLRPESQEVINQLLTVEGVEVHMLTGDNSRTANAVAATLGIPPTHTHAEAFPEQKAAIVRELHEQGKTVAFVGDGINDSPALAYADVSVSFANGSEIARETADVVLMQNDLYGLLEAIEIARKAKQIIHQNTGIVAIPNLAAMAIAVVFGLNPLAATVVNNGSTVVAGVNGLRPILKHSPNKALPAAR; encoded by the coding sequence ATGGCAAAAGTCAACGTTCAACTAGCACCACCTCCAATTGAAATTGCTTACGAGACTGCGAGAGAACCCAATGGGATAGTTCGCTTAGCTGCTAGCAATGGACATTCCCGCCAGCAGGTTCCCAAAGTTACCTATAGTATCGTCCATGCAATTCGGGGTAGAGTGCGGTTTCGTGTGCCTCGGTTACGCTATGACGTAGTTTATGGCCAGAACCTGCAAGCTTTGCTGGAAGCAGATCCCTTAGTTACAGGTGTCAATATCAAGCCTGCCGCAGCATCGTTAGTTGTTACTTATAAATCCAGTTTAGTCACAGATGCTAAGATGCGATCGCGTTTAAGCTGTCTAATTCTGGCAGCGAGTGAAGCGGGAATAGTTCCAGCAACTAATAACAACTCATTGGCTAAAAAATCCACAACAGATGCAGAAAGTTCTTGGCCTGGGATGCAACTTTCAGTTGTGGCTACTGGTTTAGCTGTGCTGGGAGGGCCTTTAGGATTACCGATCCCGCCAATTATGGTAGCAGGAACTATTGCCTTAGCAACATTGCCTGTTTTTCAAAGAGCGCTAGCTGGGATCACCACGGAACGCAAACTGAACATTGACTTTTTGGATTTTATTGCGATCGCTATTACTACCTTCCAAGGTCAGTTTCTCACACCATCCTTGATGCTGAGTTTAATTGAAATTGGCGAGAATATTCGCGATCGCACTGCTCGTTCTTCCGAATTGCAAACTCTGGATTTACTCAGTTCTTTGGGGCAATTTGTTTGGGTTGAGCGTGATGGCATCAAGCAACAAATCGCTATCCAAGAAGTGCAGCGCGGCGATACAGTCATTGTCTATCCTGGGGAACAGGTTCCAATTGATGGCAGCATTCTGCGGGGTAAAGCCCTGCTAGATGAGCAGAAACTGACTGGCGAATCTATGCCAGTTTTGAAGAAAAAAGGACAATCTGTTTTTGCTTCAACACTGGTACGTGAGGGACGGATTTATATTCTGGTGGAACGTGTAGGCAATGACACCCGTGCAGGACAAAGCATTAGGTTAATGCAAGAGGCTCCTGTTCACGATACCCGGATGGAAAACTATGCTACAAAAATTGCAGAGAAGGCTGTCTTGCCAACTTTGTTACTTGGTGGAGCAGTGTTTGCCGTAACTCGCAATCCGGCAAGGGTAGCTAGTGTAGTCACTCTCGACTTATGCACAGGCATTCGTGTATCCATTCCCACAACGGTATTGGCGGCGCTGACTTATGCTGCAAAGCATGGTATTCTCATCCGCAGCGGGCGGGCATTAGAACAACTAGCAGCAGTTGATACGATTGTCTTTGATAAAACAGGCACTTTAACTAAAGGCGAAGTGTCAGTTATTGATGTTGAAAGTCTCAATGATTCAGTTTCAAACTTGCGAGTGCTAGAACTAGCTGCTGCTGCTGAACAGCGGTTGACGCACCCCGTAGCCGAGGCAGTAATTCGCTATGCCGAAGCGCAGCAAGTAGTAATTCCTAGCCGCAGCAAGTGGAATTATCAACTTGGTTTAGGTGTGGAAGCTGAGATTGATGGCGAGACTGTTTATGTAGGTAGCGATCGCTTCTTGCGTCTGCAAGGCGTTGACATAGAACAGCTAAATGGTCATCATCGCTCAACTTCTGCGATTTATGTAGCTAGTAATGGGCAACTTCAAGGTAAGATAAAATATAGTGACGTTCTTCGACCAGAAAGTCAGGAAGTAATTAACCAACTGTTGACGGTTGAGGGTGTGGAAGTCCATATGCTCACCGGAGATAACAGCCGCACAGCTAACGCTGTAGCTGCAACTCTGGGTATTCCGCCAACGCATACTCACGCCGAAGCTTTTCCAGAACAAAAAGCGGCAATTGTCCGCGAACTACACGAACAAGGCAAGACAGTTGCATTTGTAGGTGATGGGATCAATGATTCCCCAGCTTTAGCCTACGCTGATGTTTCTGTATCATTTGCCAACGGTTCTGAAATTGCTCGTGAAACAGCAGACGTGGTGTTAATGCAGAATGACTTGTATGGTTTATTAGAAGCGATTGAAATTGCTCGCAAAGCCAAGCAAATAATTCACCAAAACACAGGTATTGTTGCTATTCCTAACTTAGCAGCAATGGCGATCGCAGTAGTGTTTGGTCTTAATCCCTTAGCAGCTACGGTAGTCAATAACGGCTCAACAGTAGTTGCAGGAGTGAATGGGTTACGTCCAATTCTCAAGCATTCACCAAATAAAGCTCTACCAGCAGCAAGATGA
- a CDS encoding DUF5132 domain-containing protein: MAPKITDFVEDAGPVGIVAGIGAVLLAPVLLPVVAGIGKPIAKSLIKGGLVAYEKSRGAFAELGETWEDIVAEARAEIAEDKQTPVFEAASTSADSTSDNGV, from the coding sequence ATGGCCCCTAAAATTACTGACTTTGTTGAAGATGCAGGCCCAGTTGGAATTGTAGCTGGTATTGGAGCAGTTTTACTAGCTCCTGTCCTACTTCCCGTTGTTGCTGGAATTGGTAAACCCATAGCCAAATCACTAATTAAAGGCGGACTTGTTGCTTACGAAAAGAGCAGAGGAGCTTTTGCCGAACTGGGTGAAACCTGGGAAGACATTGTAGCTGAAGCAAGAGCGGAAATTGCTGAAGATAAGCAAACTCCAGTATTTGAAGCTGCTAGCACTTCTGCTGATAGCACATCAGATAATGGTGTATAA
- a CDS encoding HMA2 domain-containing protein, producing MLTNSHGNLTKMPIMEQTNLTPSKAISTKIVSNTPGRLRLRIARPYRETREMQHIITTLKAQSNISQVRTNISHGSIVIEHDRTDNSLKNVVATLVDLGVIFADITQGDSDAAVGVSNAVVNLNKRVEQATNGEVDLRFLFPLGLSFLAIRQLFIRGLQFETIPWYVLAWYAFDSFIKLHGTNRLKSSSE from the coding sequence GTGTTGACAAATAGTCATGGTAATCTCACCAAGATGCCTATTATGGAGCAAACAAACTTGACGCCATCCAAAGCTATATCTACAAAAATTGTTAGTAATACGCCCGGACGGCTAAGATTGAGGATTGCTCGACCCTATCGTGAAACTAGGGAAATGCAACATATTATTACTACACTGAAGGCACAATCTAATATTAGCCAGGTACGAACTAATATTAGTCACGGTAGTATTGTCATCGAACACGATCGCACAGATAACAGTTTAAAAAACGTAGTTGCAACACTAGTAGATTTAGGAGTTATTTTTGCTGATATTACTCAGGGTGACTCCGATGCAGCAGTAGGTGTCTCGAATGCAGTTGTTAACTTAAATAAAAGAGTCGAACAAGCAACTAATGGCGAGGTTGATTTACGTTTCCTTTTTCCTTTAGGACTCAGTTTCCTTGCTATTAGGCAACTATTTATTAGGGGTTTACAATTTGAAACTATTCCTTGGTATGTGCTGGCATGGTATGCCTTTGATAGTTTTATTAAACTGCATGGTACAAATCGCCTAAAGTCAAGCAGTGAATGA